Proteins co-encoded in one Megalops cyprinoides isolate fMegCyp1 chromosome 1, fMegCyp1.pri, whole genome shotgun sequence genomic window:
- the LOC118777069 gene encoding 5-hydroxytryptamine receptor 3A-like, giving the protein MGAIRYQAVHVAGVASPGKVCSYQDVIDFLNLTRSNEVYTSARPVRDWTHPTVVYLDIYLYAILAVIEKSQIFTPFIWIALTWGNELISWDPSQFCGIEKLSIPKEMLWKPDLFIYEMTEEDNGAQSPYLYVYHDGTVSLGDDYAVASTCKMDVHKFPFDTQSCTITFSSLIYTVDDVQLFPHSNSSRATQASLEVIQSQGEWEFLNMSVTKTKLSLDEKAWDQLTYTITMRRRPLLHVINLLLPILFFLTLDIASFYISDKRGEKLDFKVTVLLAISVLLLILNDILPSMSNKTPLIATFCIVIFAFMLLSVLETILVTYLMEKDSVPARPVEDGSQSLSDDCEKTQEEIGCQHECKRSRCTCACVCGAHEEPQSEQQVHESLRLTDSQLLKLILGELQVLRHNLFPSDMGLHERKPLYWERVAKRINSIFFCFYLIAILLFLLCTFIEWMA; this is encoded by the exons ATGGGTGCCATCAGATACCAGGCAGTCCACGTGGCAG GTGTTGCGTCACCAGGCAAAGTTTGCAGCTATCAGGATGTGATTGATTTCCTGAATCTCACAAGAAGCAATGAAGTGTATACATCTGCACGACCTGTAAGGGACTGGACACATCCAACTGTGGTGTACCTGGACATCTACTTGTATGCTATACTGGCAGTG ATTGAGAAATCTCAGATCTTTACCCCTTTTATCTGGATTGCATTG ACCTGGGGTAATGAGCTCATCTCTTGGGATCCCAGTCAATTTTGTGGAATAGAGAAACTGTCCATTCCAAAAGAGATGCTCTGGAAGCCAGATCTCTTCATATATGAGAT GACAGAAGAGGATAACGGTGCACAGAGCCCATACTTGTATGTCTACCATGATGGCACCGTTTCCCTGGGGGATGACTATGCAGTAGCCAGCACCTGCAAAATGGATGTGCACAAATTCCCTTTTGACACCCAGAGTTGTACCATCACCTTCAGCTCCCTCATCTATACAG TGGATGACGTGCAGCTCTTCCCACACTCCAACTCCTCCCGTGCCACTCAAGCCTCCTTGGAGGTGATACAGTCCCAGGGGGAGTGGGAGTTCCTCAACATGTCGGTGACGAAGACTAAACTCTCTTTAGATGAAAAAGCGTGGGATCAACTGACGTACACG ATAACCATGAGGAGGAGGCCCCTGCTACACGTCATCAATCTGCTGCTGCCcatcctctttttcctcacACTGGACATTGCCTCCTTCTACATTTCTGacaaaagaggagagaaactTGACTTCAAGGTGACCGTGCTCCTGGCCATCTCTGTCCTGCTGCTTATCCTCAATGATATCCTGCCTTCCATGTCCAACAAAACACCACTAATAG CCACCTTCTGCATAGTCATCTTTGCGTTCATGTTGCTGAGCGTACTGGAAACGATTCTTGTGACCTACCTGATGGAGAAGGACTCTGTTCCGGCCAGGCCAGTAGAAGATGGCTCCCAGAGTCTGAGTGATGACTGTGAGAAAACACAAGAGGAGATTGGCTGTCAGCATG AGTGCAAGAGAAGCAGGTGcacctgtgcctgtgtctgtggtgCGCATGAGGAGCCTCAAAGTGAGCAGCAGGTCCATGAATCTCTGCGGCTGACTGATTCCCAGCTACTGAAGCTCATTCTGGGGGAGCTGCAGGTCCTTCGGCACAATCTGTTTCCCTCTGACATGGGACTGCATGAGAGGAAGCCCCTGTACTGGGAGAGAGTCGCCAAGCGCATAAATTCAATCTTCttctgtttctacctcatcgCCATCTTGCTGTTTCTCCTTTGTACCTTTATTGAGTGGATGGCCTAA
- the lrrc59 gene encoding leucine-rich repeat-containing protein 59, which produces MSKGKVVNLRDKISDNEMDLSLCNLTEVPVKELAAFPKATVLDLSCNNLTTLPPEFCSLTHLVKLDLSKNQLVSLPAEVGRLVTLQHLDLYNNKLTSLPVSFSQLRNLKWLDLKDNPLEPTLAKVAGDCLDEKQCKQCAYRVLQHMKVLQAEVDKERERRLLKERELEKKKEAQQRAKEAREREARKREKAEEKERKRREYDAQRAVRAAEAQQKKEEKTDKPEQTHTVVTQSAPKAKRSLLGVVLKLLLLLLVGVAGVVAVCQLTDLRREAACAPINMHFEEALSWAQGQEVVRSILQKLSVQLQQQQQPQAPTPAPAPAPAPAQPHLQP; this is translated from the exons ATGAGTAAAGGCAAAGTTGTGAATCTCAGGGACAAGATCAGCGACAACGAGATGGACCTCAGTCTGTGTAACTTGACAGAGGTGCCTGTCAAAGAACTG GCTGCTTTCCCGAAAGCCACGGTGCTGGACCTCTCCTGTAATAATCTTACCACCCTCCCC CCGGAGTTCTGCAGCCTGACTCACCTAGTGAAGTTAGACCTGAGCAAGAATCAACTAGTCAGCCTACCTGCGGAGGTGGGCCGCTTGGTCACCTTGCAGCACCTGGACCTCTACAACAACAAGCTCACCTCACTGCCCGTCAGCTTCTCCCAGCTCAGG aATCTGAAATGGCTGGACCTTAAGGATAACCCCCTGGAGCCAACGCTGGCCAAGGTGGCAGGAGACTGTCTGGATGAGAAGCAGTGCAAGCAGTGTGCCTACAGG GTTCTCCAGCACATGAAGGTCTTACAAGCAGAGGTGGACAAGGAGAGAGAACGGCGCCTTCTAAAGGAGAGGG aactggaaaagaaaaaggaggcGCAGCAGAGGGCAAAGGAGGCACGAGAAAGGGAGGCACGCAAACGAGAGAAAGctgaagagaaggagaggaaaaggagagagtaTGATGCTCAGAGAGCTGTCCGTGCTGCAGAGGCACagcagaagaaagaggagaagacGGACAAACCAGAGCAGA CTCACACGGTGGTGACACAGTCTGCCCCCAAGGCGAAACGCTCGCTGCTGGGCGTGGTGCTGAAGCTGTTGTTACTGCTGCTGGTGGGCGTGGCCGGCGTGGTGGCAGTGTGTCAGCTGACAGACCTGCGGAGGGAGGCGGCCTGCGCACCCATCAATATGCATTTCGAGGAGGCGCTGTCGTGGGCTCAGGGGCAGGAGGTGGTGCGGAGCATTCTACAGAAactctctgtgcagctgcagcagcagcagcagccacaggCCCCCACACCGGCACCGGCACCGGCACCGGCACCGGCACAGCCACACCTGCAGCCATGA
- the nat9 gene encoding N-acetyltransferase 9: MRINEDTLLEGKRVVLVPYNVDHVPRYHMWMSSSELQKLTASEPLTLEQEYDMQRSWREDDDKCTFIILDKQRWADPEVQEQECMVGDVNIFLTDPSDPSVAELEIMIAEPNYRGKGLGKEVIRVMMCYGVTKLGVKKFEAKIGLDNKVSIALFKKFHFQECSVSEVFQEMTLELTVDESLRKWLLEDMSYVQEKEYQKARDSRQRASQPQTQ; encoded by the exons ATGAGAATAAACGAGGACACGCTGTTGGAAGGAAAACGTGTTGTGCTGGTGCCTTACAATGTAGACCATGTTCCCAG GTATCACATGTGGATGAGTTCTTCCGAACTACAGAAGCTGACAGCCTCCGAGCCGCTCACTTTGGAGCAAGAGTACGACAtgcagaggagctggagagaggatGATGACA AGTGCACCTTCATTATCCTGGACAAGCAGCGCTGGGCAGACCCAGAAGTGCAGGAACAGGAGTGCATGGTGGGAGATGTCAACATTTTCCTTACTGATCCCAGTGACCCATCTGTAGCTGAGTTGGAGATCATGATTGCAG AACCCAACTACAGAGGCAAGGGGCTTGGCAAGGAGGTGATTCGGGTGATGATGTGTTATG GGGTCACCAAACTCGGAGTCAAAAAATTTGAAGCCAAGATTGGATTGGACAACAAAGTCAGCATTGCCTTGTTcaagaaatttcattttcaagag tgctCAGTCAGCGAGGTTTTCCAAGAGATGACACTGGAGTTGACAGTGGACGAGTCACTGCGGAAGTGGCTGCTGGAAGACATGAGCTACGTGCAGGAGAAGGAGTATCAGAAGGCTCgggacagcagacagagagcaagcCAGCCCCAGACTCAGTGA